A stretch of Henckelia pumila isolate YLH828 chromosome 4, ASM3356847v2, whole genome shotgun sequence DNA encodes these proteins:
- the LOC140863717 gene encoding pentatricopeptide repeat-containing protein At1g74850, chloroplastic encodes MTKLALPHHHNLIPILTPIPNLPLGPKFIRHGHRPLLRRSLSVVSKVKSKELILGYPSVTVEKGKYGYDVETLINKLSSLPPRGSIARCLDTFKNKLSLSDFSHVFREFAHRSDWQRSLRLFKYMQRQIWCKPNEHIYSLVIGILGREGLLDKSAEIFDEMVAHSIPRTVLSYTAIINAYGRNGQYETAMELLERMKSERILPNILTYNTVINSCARGGFSWEGLLSLFGEMRHEGVQPDLVTYNTLLSACANRALGDEAEMVFRTMNESGVLPDITTYNYLVETFGKLERLEKVSELLGEMEAGGNLPDIMSYNVLLEAYSQKGNIKDAMVVFRQMQTAGCMPNAGTYSIVLNLFGKNGRYDEVRDLFLEMKVSNTEPDADTYNILIEVFGEGGYFKEVVTLFHDMVEEKVEPNMETYEGLIYACGKGGLHEDAKRILLHMNEKALVPSSKAYTGVIDAYGQAALYEETLVAFNTMNEIGSMPTIDTFNSLIHTFGNGGLYKENEAILSRMGELGIRRNRDSFHGVIEGYRQGGQFEDALKAYVDMEKASCDPDEYTLEAVLSVYCFAGLVDESEVQFQEIKRLGIQPSVLCYCMMLAVYAKTDRWDMANELLNEMRTSRVSNIHQVIGQMIKGEYDDASNWQMVEYVFDKLSSEGCGLGIRFYNTILEALWCLGQKERAARVLDEATKRGLYPELYRKNKLIWSIDVHRMWPGAACTAISVWLNSLQELVINGEDLPQLFSVVVVRGQMEKSSITRDFPVAKEAYSLLKDLSSSFCFPGWNKGRIICQKSQLKRVFSKTEPSSEESKLDNIFSLGNSPFPLPGTRSFTVNITKQNSSDTSKTGNRTNSELMASGV; translated from the exons ATGACTAAATTAGCCCTCCCCCACCACCATAATCTCATCCCTATCCTCACTCCCATCCCAAACCTTCCCCTTGGCCCCAAATTCATTCGCCACGGCCACCGGCCGCTCCTCCGCCGCAGCCTCTCCGTCGTCTCCAAAGTCAAATCCAAAGAACTCATCCTCGGTTACCCCAGCGTCACCGTCGAGAAAGGGAAGTACGGTTACGATGTCGAAACTCTAATCAACAAGCTCTCCAGCCTCCCTCCGCGCGGCAGCATAGCCCGCTGCCTCGATACGTTCAAGAACAAGCTCTCCCTCTCCGATTTCTCTCACGTTTTTAGGGAATTCGCTCACCGCAGCGATTGGCAGCGCTCTCTTCGTTTGTTCAAGTACATGCAGCGCCAGATATGGTGCAAACCTAACGAGCATATCTACTCCCTCGTTATCGGGATACTCGGCCGCGAAGGTCTTCTCGATAAATCTGCGGAGATTTTTGATGAAATGGTAGCTCATTCTATCCCAAGGACTGTGCTTTCTTACACTGCTATAATTAATGCCTATGGTCGCAATGGTCAGTATGAGACTGCCATGGAGTTACttgagagaatgaagagcgagaGAATTTTGCCCAATATTTTGACTTACAATACTGTTATTAACTCGTGTGCGCGAGGGGGGTTTTCATGGGAGGGGTTGTTGAGTTTGTTCGGGGAAATGCGGCATGAAGGGGTTCAGCCGGATTTGGTTACTTATAATACATTGTTGAGTGCTTGTGCTAACAGAGCATTAGGAGATGAAGCAGAGATGGTGTTTAGAACGATGAATGAGAGCGGGGTTTTACCTGATATTACGACTTATAATTATTTGGTTGAGACTTTCGGGAAGCTGGAGAGGTTGGAGAAGGTTTCGGAGTTGCTTGGGGAGATGGAGGCAGGTGGGAATTTGCCAGATATAATGAGTTATAATGTGTTGTTGGAGGCTTATTCTCAGAAGGGGAACATAAAAGATGCCATGGTGGTGTTTAGGCAAATGCAGACTGCCGGGTGCATGCCGAATGCTGGGACTTATAGCATTGTACTTAATCTCTTTGGGAAGAATGGGAGATACGACGAGGTGAGGGATCTTTTCCTCGAGATGAAGGTGAGTAACACTGAACCAGACGCAGACACTTATAACATACTCATTGAGGTGTTTGGAGAAGGAGGCTATTTTAAGGAGGTGGTGACATTGTTTCATGATATGGTGGAAGAGAAGGTGGAGCCAAATATGGAAACTTATGAAGGATTGATTTATGCTTGTGGGAAGGGAGGACTCCACGAGGATGCGAAAAGGATTTTGCTTCATATGAATGAGAAAGCATTGGTGCCAAGTTCCAAAGCTTACACTGGGGTGATTGATGCTTATGGCCAAGCAGCATTATATGAGGAGACTCTTGTCGCTTTTAACACAATGAATGAAATTGGAAGCATGCCAACAATTGATACTTTCAATTCTCTCATTCATACTTTTGGAAATGGTGGACTTTACAAGGAAAATGAAGCTATTTTGTCAAGAATGGGAGAGTTGGGCATCCGAAGAAATAGAGATTCATTTCATGGTGTGATAGAAGGTTACAGGCAGGGAGGCCAATTTGAAGACGCCTTAAAGGCTTACGTTGACATGGAAAAGGCGAGTTGTGATCCTGATGAATACACTCTTGAGGCAGTCTTGAGTGTCTACTGCTTTGCCGGCCTTGTTGATGAAAGTGAGGTGCAGTTTCAGGAGATCAAGCGGTTGGGTATACAGCCAAGTGTCTTGTGCTACTGCATGATGCTGGCAGTGTATGCAAAAACTGACAG GTGGGACATGGCCAATGAGTTGCTAAATGAGATGCGAACAAGCAGGGTTTCTAATATTCACCAGGTCATTGGGCAGATGATCAAAGGTGAATACGATGATGCCAGTAATTGGCAAATGGTTGAGTATGTCTTTGACAAACTCAGCTCAGAGGGATGCGGATTGGGAATCAGATTCTACAACACAATTCTGGAAGCCCTTTGGTGTTTGGGCCAGAAGGAAAGGGCCGCAAGAGTGCTTGATGAAGCGACAAAAAGGGGACTGTATCCTGAATTATATCGTAAAAACAAACTCATATGGTCCATTGATGTTCACAG GATGTGGCCTGGCGCTGCATGCACTGCAATATCAGTATGGTTGAACAGTTTGCAAGAGCTGGTAATTAACGGGGAGGATCTACCTCAACTGTTTTCTGTCGTCGTGGT ACGGGGCCAAATGGAGAAAAGTTCAATAACACGAGACTTTCCTGTTGCCAAGGAAGCCTACTCGTTGCTGAAAGATTTGTCCTCATCCTTCTGTTTTCCTGGGTGGAACAAGGGGCGAATAATTTGTCAGAAGTCTCAGCTGAAGCGCGTGTTTTCAAAGACAGAACCATCTTCAGAAGAATCAAAATTAGATAACATATTTAGTTTAGGCAACTCTCCTTTCCCTCTTCCAGGAACAAGGTCCTTTACAGTCAACATAACGAAACAAAATAGCTCCGACACCAGTAAGACAGGCAATAGAACAAACTCAGAACTTATGGCCAGTGGAGTATGA
- the LOC140863758 gene encoding transcription factor MYB1R1-like, giving the protein MSMLSESPSAAVGGGGSGTVGCGGSGEIILFGVRVKVDPMRKSVSMNNLSEYEPVNGDLPKPAAAEDGGAAGYASADDALPQPVHGNRERKRGVPWTEEEHKLFLVGLQNVGKGDWRGISRNYVKTRTPTQVASHAQKYFLRRSNLNRRRRRTSLFDITTDSVTAMQIEEDGGHQEFPAQPVPPPPAALSVPLASNINGFSTVPFPITVGPVMLSMQGGNPMGNPTPSQSDRVMNKSPAAMLQMPTSSTMIDLNLNQHVPFERSPISLRLSLSSGQDQLSTRDDSAFQAISSFKNGDTLITVT; this is encoded by the exons ATGTCAATGCTCAGCGAGTCGCCGTCCGCCGCCGTTGGCGGTGGTGGGAGTGGCACCGTCGGCTGTGGGGGCAGCGGCGAGATCATTCTGTTTGGTGTGAGAGTAAAGGTTGATCCCATGAGGAAGAGCGTGAGTATGAATAATCTCTCCGAATACGAGCCGGTCAATGGTGATTTACCTAAGCCGGCGGCGGCGGAGGACGGTGGCGCGGCGGGATACGCTTCGGCTGATGATGCTTTGCCGCAGCCGGTTCACGGGAATCGCGAGCGTAAGCGAG GAGTCCCATGGACAGAGGAAGAGCACAAACTATTCCTTGTTGGATTGCAGAATGTTGGGAAAGGGGACTGGAGAGGAATCTCTAGAAATTATGTCAAGACTCGCACACCAACTCAAGTGGCTAGCCATGCCCAGAAATACTTTCTCCGCCGGAGCAACCTCAATCGCCGCCGTCGCCGAACTAGCTTATTCGATATCACCACCGACTCG GTCACTGCAATGCAAATTGAAGAGGACGGTGGCCACCAAGAGTTCCCTGCTCAGCCAGTTCCACCACCACCAGCCGCACTATCTGTGCCTTTAGCTTCCAACATCAACGGATTCTCTACCGTTCCTTTCCCAATTACCGTCGGCCCGGTTATGTTATCGATGCAAGGTGGCAACCCAATGGGAAATCCAACTCCATCCCAAAGTGATCGAGTGATGAACAAGTCACCAGCAGCAATGCTCCAAATGCCAACTTCTTCAACAATGATAGATCTTAACTTAAATCAGCATGTGCCGTTCGAGCGCTCACCGATATCTCTGAGGCTGTCCCTCTCATCCGGACAGGATCAGCTCTCGACAAGGGACGACTCAGCATTCCAGGCGATCTCGAGCTTCAAGAACGGCGATACCCTCATCACTGTTACTTGA